TATCACAACTGATGTGTCTAATCCGCCAGAAAATGCAAGAATTCCTTTTTCAGCCATAAAACATATTCCCCGTCGTAATTTGGAATTTATCTTTTGTGATGTGCTGAAGATCTAAATCATATCTAAAATTTGAAATAGCTTGAGCTAAAATTCGATGGTTATTTATCTGTCAAATATAACGCTGTTTTATGGAATTTCATTCAACTATGACTTTCTCTAAAACAAATTCATATGCATTTAGTATTCTCATTAATTCTGAAAACACGCATAAAAATAAGGATGATGGTGTTCTTTTACTAGGTACCGATAGTCTCTCAGATTCTGAAAATAACTTATTTTTAGAGGATTGAAACTAATGGCAAAACTTGAAGCAAAAAATATTGTCAAGTACTTCAAGCATGATAATCACAAACTTACTGCTCTTGGAGGCGTTAATCTTAAAGTAGAAGATGGAGAATTTGTCTGTTTAGTAGGTCCATCTGGATGTGGCAAGTCTACATTTCTTAGAATAGTTGCAGGATTGGAATCTCCTGATGCAGGTGATTTGTTTTTTGATGGAAATCTTGTAACTTCAACTGGTCCTGAAAGAATAATGGTTTTTCAAGAAGGTGCATTATTTCCATGGTTAAAAGTTCAAGACAATGTAGAATTTGGATTGAAAATTGCAGGTATTCCAACAGAACAACGTTCTCAGATATCGAAAAGATATCTTGACATGATGCAATTGACAAAGTTTGCTGATTCATACACCTATCAGCTTTCTACTGGAATGAAACAACGTGTAGCAATTGCACGTGCATTAGTAATGGATCCAGATGTTCTGTTGATGGATGAACCGTTTGCAGCACTTGATGCACAAACACGTGATCTTTTACTTGTTGAAATGCAACTCATTTGGGAAAAAACAAAAAAAACTATACTCTTTGTAACTCATAATGTTGCGGAAGCATCTGTTCTTGGAACTAAAGTAGTAATATTCAGCAACAGACCATCTGTAATTAAAAAAGAAATCCAAATTGACTATAAAAGACCTCGTTTAGCCGAAGATCCAAATCTGCTAAAAATACAACAAGATATTCTAGCAGAACTTAGACCAGAAGTTAAAGCAAGTAGGAAAGACTCGATTTGAAAACAGATCTAGATTATCTTGCAAATGCCGTATTATTTTTGGCTGTATTTGTCGGCATTTGGGAACTTGTGTTTATTCTTGGTGTGTGGCCATCGTATTCACTTCCATCCCCAATTATGGTCTTTGAATCATTTACTGAAATCATATTGAATTTTACCTTGTTACAAGGAGTAGGTATCACTTTAGGTAGGTTAGTTGTTGGATTTCTAATTTCCATTGGGTTAGGTGTTACCTTGGGACTTGTTATGATAAAATTCAAGGGGTTTGGAAAAATCATGAGTTCCTTTTCAGCTGGTCTTTTATCATTTCCTAGTATTGCTTGGGTACCATTTTCAATTCTATTAATCGGATTTAACGATGCAGGAATTCTATTTATTGTTATCATGAGTTCTGTTTTCTCAATAACGATTTCCACTTATAGTAGCATTAGAAACATACCGACAATATACACTGATGCAGCAAAAAACATGGGTGCGAAAGGCATTTCATTATTTTTACATCTTACAATCCCTTCTGCAACACCATCTTTGATAATGGGTATAAGACAAAGTTGGTCATTTGCTTGGCATGCAATTGTGGGTGCTGAAATTCTGATGTCCGTAATTGGATTAGGACACATTTTGTCTGTTGGAAGAGAGTTTCAAGATATGGGTTTGGTTATTGCCACCATGATTACAATATTTACAATTGGATTATTAGTTGATAGACTTTTGTTGTTTAAACTTGAAGAACGAATTAGATCTAGATGGGGATTAAGTAGTGATAGATAAAACATGAATTCTACTATGAAATTAATTTTAGCATTTGCAATTATTGTAAGTGTGGTATTAGCTTCTTACATTACCGATTCAAATCAACTTTTCTCACAAAATAATTCGGTAACAAAATCGGATGTTATAAGAATTGGATATTTTCCAAACATAAATCATGCACAAGCTGTTATAGGACTTGGGAATGGTGATTTTCAACAAGCATTAGGTGATGTGAAAGTTGAAATTTTAATCTTTAATGCTGGACCTGCAGCAATTGAATCATTATTTGCTGATCGGATTGATGTTGCTTACATAGGACCAAATCCTGCAATAAATGGATATTTGAAATCAAATGGTGAAGCATTACGGATAATATCTGGATCTGCTAGTGGAGGTGCAGTTTTTGTTGTAAGAAATGATTCTGGAATAAACTCTGTTGATGATTTTGCTGGTAAGAGATTTGCTTCTCCTCAACTCGGAAATACTCAAGATGTTGCTTTGAGAGCATATTTGTTACATAATGGATATGAGACTGTAGATAATGGTGGTAATGTCGAAATAATTCCTGCAAAGAATGCTGATATTCATACTTTAATGTTGAAAAAAGAAATTGATGGTGCATGGATACCTGAACCATGGGGAGCAAAACTGATCAAAGAAACTAATAGTAAAATCTTTGTTGATGAACGAGATTTGTGGCCACAAGGAAAATTCGTAACTTCTAATATTATCGTCAGCACAAAATATCTCAATAATCATCCCGATGTAATTGAAAAATTACTTGCAGCACATGTAGATAAAACACAATGGATCAATCAAAATAAAGAAAATTTTTTCTTAGTGTTTAATGAAGAACTAGAAAAAATTACAGGTAAAACTATCCCTGAAGATGAACTTCATGACGCATTTTCAAGAATGGATATTACATACGATCCAATAAAAGAGTCCCTACTCAAATCAGCTAATGATGCATATGATGTAGGATTCTTAGGTAACACTAAACCGGATCTAAGTGAAATATATGATCTACAATTATTGAATAAAGTACTTACAGAGAGAAATCTTCCTATTATTCCTTAATCTGAAAGATATTGTAAATATACATACAATAACTACAATTCCTACCGATCTATTCTTTGAGTATTTTTCTCAAAAGAGTTAAACTGTACTTGGACATTTTAAAAATAAATTGGTACAAAAAGAACCGTTTCTTACTGCATTACAAAATAGAATATTGCTTTTTGATGGGGCGATGGGAACCGAGATTCAAAAATATAATCCTAAACCTGAAGATTTTCCAAATAATCAAGACGGATTTAACGATGGTCTAGTTATCACTCATCCTGATTGGATTAAAAAAATCCATAAAAATTATTTGGATGCAGGTTCTGATTGTATTGAAACTAATTCCTTTGGTTCAAACAAAATTAAATTAGATGAATATGGTTTTGGTGATCAAACAATAGAATTCAATAAAAAAATAGCACAACTAGCAGTTGAAGTTTGTTCAGAATATACTGACAAACCTCGATATGTAATTGGGTCGATGGGACCCTCTGGATATCTTCCAAGCTCAAATGATCCTGATTTGGGACAAAAACCTCTAAATGAAATTAGAAATGCATTTGAATTACAAGCAGAAGGTTTGATTCTTGGAGGAGTTGACGCTCTCTTAATTGAGACAAGTCAAGATATTTTGGAAGTTAAACTTGTAATTGAGGCATGTCATAATGCAATGAAAAAAACTGGAAAAAAAGTTCCGATTATTGCAAATACCACTTTAGATCAATATGGAAAGATGTTGCTTGGAACAAATATTCAAGCTGCATATACCACCGTATCTGATATGGGAATTGATGTTTTTGGTTTGAATTGTTCTACTGGTCCAGCTGAAATGACTCCAAGTGTTAGATGGCTTGATGAGCAAAATGAGCATAATCTACTGGTGGTTCCAAATGCCGGTATGCCTGAAAATCAAGGCGGACAAGCAGTCTACAAAATGACTCCTCAAAAAATGGGTGAATTGTTAGGTGATTTTCTTAAACAATACAAAAAAGTTCGAATTATTGGGGGCTGTTGTGGAACAAATCCAGAACATATTGCGGTATTACGAAAAGTAATTGACGAAAAAGCTTATTCTGTCAAGGGTTAAGTATTTAGAAAAACTGAGGAGAATTTATCATATTGACTATTCCTAGAGTTAGCTCAGCACAAAAAGCAGTTGATTTGAAGCAACTACCTCCACCTCTAATAATTGGTGAGAGAATCAATACTCAAGGTTCTAGAAAAGCAAAGCAGCTTGTGCTCAATGATGATTATGATGGATTAATTGATTTGGCAAGAACGCAAGTAGAAGACGGTGCACACTGTCTTGATATTTGTGTTGCAACTACTGAACGAGCTGATGAAAAACAATTCATGTTAAATCTTGTTAAAAAATTAAGTTTGGAAATTGATGCTCCGCTAGTTATTGACTCTACAGATCCTGATGTGATAGAAACATCTGTGGAACAAATTCCTGGACGACCAATAATTAATTCAATTAATCTTGAAGGTAATGGGAGTAGATTTGAACGTCTTGCACCAATCATGGCCAAGTATGGTTTGCCTGCAATTGCGTTGTGTATTGGGCCAAAAGGTATGGCAAAAACACCTCAAGAGAAAGTTGAAACTGCAGAATTACTTTATGAAACAGGAAAAAAATATGGATTAAAAATTGAACAATTTATTTTTGATGTTCTTACATTTACGCTTGCTACTGGGGAAGATGAATTCTTGGATGCAGGAAAAAATACTCTAGAAGGAATAAAACTTGTCAAAGCAAAATTTCCAAATTCTTTTACTACTTTGGGATTAAGTAATATTAGTTTTGGACTAGCACCATACGCTCGAAAAGTTCTCAATTCTGTATTTTTGTATCATGCAGTAAAATATGGATTGGATACAGCTATAGTAAATGCAAAAGAGATAATTCCTTATGGGGAAATTAATGAAAAAGAAAAAAAACTTGCTGAAGATTTAATTTTTAATACTCATCCAAACGCACTTTCTGAATTAATTATTCACTTTGAGAAAGCAGGTTCACGAGTAAGTGATACCTCTAAAAAAGAGGATGTGGATCCAACGTGGCCAGCTGGAAAACGTGCCAACTTTAGAATTGTAAATAGACTCAAAGACGGGATACAAAATGATGTAGTCTCTGCTATTGCAGAAAAGATATGCAAAAATGACATTATTGAAGATCATAATGGAATTCTTTCTTTGAATGCACCTCCTGAAGTTACTCATGATGGTGCAATCAAAACACTAAACGAGGATTTACTCTCTGCAATGAAGGAGGTTGGTGATAAATTTGGTTCAGGGGAATTAATTCTTCCATTTGTTCTCAAATCTGCTGAATGTATGAAAGCAGCAGTAGGAGAGTTAGAAAAATATCTAATTAGAGAAGAAGGTACATCAAAAGGTAAACTAGTACTTGGAACTGTTTATGGTGATGTTCATGATATTGGAAAGAATTTAGTTAAAACAATCTTTCAAAATAATGGTTATACTGTTTATGATCTTGGAAAACAAGTTCCATTACAAAAATTCTTGGAAAAAATTGATGAGGTAAATCCTGATGCTATAGGACTGTCTGCACTTTTGGTTTCTACATCAAAGCAGATGCAATATTTTGTAGAACATGCTAGAAAAAATAAAATGAATATTCCAATTTTATGCGGCGGTGCTGCAATCAACAGTAACTATATCAACAGAATTGCAAAAGAAGATGGCATTTACGAATCTGGAGTATTTTACTGTAATACAATGTTTGAGGGTTTGAAAACTATGGATACGCTAGTTTCAAATGAAAAACCTAAATTCATAGCACAGTGGAAGGAGAAACTTGAAAATTGGAAAGATAGGTCTACTGCAGTTGTTGATACTTCATCTCTTCCAAAAAGTGATACTAAACCTGTAGTGCCACATACTCCATCAATTATTGGAACTCCGATACGATTGAAATCTGATCAAATCAAAATGAACGAAGTTTGGGAATTGATTGACAAAAAATCATTATTCAAATTATCTTGGGGATTACGTGGTAAGGCTGGGTCTGACTCTGAAGCTGATCATGAAATATTGCTAAATGAGTGGAAAATTCGAATAATCCGAGAAAAATTATTTGAACCTGAAATTGTTTATGGGTTTTTCAAATGTCATAATAAAGACGGCAAACTTGTAGTTGATAATCCAAACGGTGACAGTGTTGTATTTGATTTTCCACGTTCTTCAAAATCCAGTCATCTGTGTCTTACTGATTATTTTGGAGAAGATGATATTGTTGCATTTCAAGCAGTGACAGTTGGAACCAAAGTTTCGGATGTTATAGAGAAATGGAACAAAGAAGACAAGTATACTGATGCATACTATTTGCATGGTTTGGCAGTTGAAGTTGCTGAGGCACTAGCAGAGTGGATTAATCGTAAAATAAAATCTGAATTCAAACTAGGAGAAAAAGGAGGTCTTAGATACAGTTGGGGATTTCCAAGTTGTCCTGATGTAATGCAGCATGAACTAGTTTGGAAACTACTTGAACCTGAAAAATCTGGAATGACACTAACTGAATCTGGTCAAATAATTCCTGAACAATCTACTGCAGCAATTGTAGTGCATCATCCTGAATCGCAATATTTTGTACTTTAGATTTTCATTAATGTCTCTTTTGCAAATGTAAAATCATTAGGTGATGTAACTAATACGTCTCCTGAAATATTATGAATTTGTTTAATAAAATTAGATGGATTTTCTTTGTAATTTGACCAATCTAATTGCAAAAACTTTGCTGAATTATTGTTTTTATCTGAGGGTAATAATACACATGGAATAATTCTCAATCCTTTTGGTCTTAATTCGTTAGAAATTATTTGAACTTGTTCTGTAGAGTGAATTACTTGTGTCATGAAACCTTTTGGTTTGGCAGCAATTTTTTTCTGAATTTTCTCAAAGTTAGGGTTACTAGGTAATGACAAGAAAAAGTCAATTTTATTTCCATAACCTGACTCATTTAACTCCTTTACAACTTGGCTTGGAATTAGACCTGAATCTATTGGATTTTCTTTTGATGGATCTCCTTTTAAAATTAGAATCCCATCTAATTTCAACTCTATTGATTCTTGTGTAAGATGCTTGATCAAATTCATGTCTTTGTCTCTCACTCTCATGCTGATGGTAATTTGCAAATTAGAATGAATATTTTTTAACAATCTTCCAATAGATAATGCTGAAACTCGTTTAGTGCCTAATACCGAATCTGTTACATGTATGCCGTCACAAAAATTACTGACGTCTGAAACTCTTTGTAGGAGTTTTTCAACTGATGCATTTATTTTGTCATCTGATGTTTCTCCATCAAGTATTTTTGGTGGATTTATTTCGTATATTATTGCCACAAAGAATCTCCAATTTAACTTGGTTAAAACCTTTAAACAAAAACTCAATAAAATAGATAATTCAAACATCCATAATGGATCTGAAAACTTTGAAATCATTACTCTCAAGTAAAATCAATCCAGTTTTAGAGAATAATGGAACAAACAAACTAGCATCTGTTCTTGTTGTGATTTATGGAAAAGAACCGATTGTAGTTATGACTGAAAAACCAAAGCATCTGAATTTTCATGCTGGGGAAATTTCGTTTCCAGGAGGAAAATTCGATTCTGACGATTCTGATCTTTTAGATACCGCATTACGTGAGACTGAAGAAGAAATAGGTTTGAGAATTTCAAAAGACCAAGTGACAGGGCAACTGGAACCGGTTGTAACTCTTAATTCTGGTTTTACTATTTTGCCGTTTGTTTCAATAGTTGATGAAATTGCATCACTTTCAGCAAACAACGAAGTAGAAAAAATTTTTCACATTCCGCTAGTTCCTTTTTTAAAAACAATGACCAATGATTCCAATCCAAGTCATAACCGAATTCAAGAAATGTATACCTTTGAGTATCAAAATAAAATTGTCTGGGGAGCTTCTGCAAGAATACTAAAACAAATTACACATCGCCTAAATTCCTGAGATTCATTTAAAAAGAGCTCTTCGTGCCTGAAAAATATGGCTGCACGCAAGTCATCTCCAAGAAAAATTCGTCTGTTAAAAAAGACTAGACAGACTTCAGCTGTACCAGCTTGGATTATTCTTAGGACTAAAAGAGGCGTTAGATCAAATCCAAAGCGTAGAGCTTGGAGATCAACAGATGTGGAGGTTGGTTAGATGTCTCAAGAGTTAGAAAGAGTGTATACTATCAATTTAGGTAAAGTTTTACTTTCAGTGGACACACATCGTGCACCACGAGCTATTAACATGATTAAAGAATTTGCTCGACATCACATGAAGACGTCTGAAATCAAAATTGAAGAAGATCTTGCTCATATTATTTGGTCAAAAGGAGTACGTAGTCCTCCACGAAAAATTAGAGTTAGAATGAGTAAAACTGATGAAGGTTACATTTTGGTTTCCCCGTTTACTGATGAACCAGAAACTCCAGCTAAAGAAGTAAAGAAAGAAACACCAAAAGAAACTCCAGCTAAAGTAAAAGAAGCATCAGCTAAAGAAGTAAAAGAAACTCCATCTAAAGAAGTAAAGAAAGAAACACCAAAAGAAACTCCAGCTAAAGAAGTAAAAGACACACCATCTAAAGTAAAGAAAGAAGCACCAGCTAAAGAAGTAAAGAAAGAAACTCCATCTAAAAAAACACCTAAAAAATCTAAATAAAAATTTAATTTCTAAAAATTATTAAAAGATAATTTTATTCTAATTGGTATAAATCTAATTTATAATCAATGCTGCAGTCAGGATGTGTCCAATCAAGTGTATTTTCTTGAGGAATCATTCCTAATGGATCATATTTTTCAAACTTTGTCATTCCTTGAATAGAAGATAACATTACCACTTTTGATTCACTTGAAGATGATGACATATCAATATGTGAGCTAGATTCACCAAGTATTCCATTGGTTAGATTTGAAATTGAATTTAAAACTCCTGCTGGGATGTTGTTTCCGCCCACTACATAGAGCATTGAATGCTTTACAGAGTGTGGTGGTGCATTTTCGTATAACATTTTAAGTGAATCTCTTAAAGAATCTTCAATTTTTTGACCATCTTTACTAGTTGTTAGTATGTTTGTTTCATTTGGAATTTCTGAAGAACTCAATGAACTAACTACATGCATTATTGCATCATTTGCAATTTTGTAACATGTCTTTGGGCTTAAATCTGGATTACTTTCTAATAGTGAATCATTATCTAGAACAACTGTACACTGTGAATCTGTTTTTACTCTTTTTAACGAAATGCCTGAATTGAAAATTCTATCTTTTTCATATTTGAATGGCATTATCGCAAATGAAATTAGCCCTTTGTTTGACTCTTTACAAATTTCTGAGACTACAGGAGATATTGCAGAACCTGTTTTTCCTGCTAAATTAGTCATAAGTATGATTGTAGAATAATTTGAAATTTTGGACTTTATCTGGTCTGCCACTTTGTATGTT
The DNA window shown above is from Nitrosarchaeum sp. and carries:
- a CDS encoding ABC transporter ATP-binding protein; translated protein: MAKLEAKNIVKYFKHDNHKLTALGGVNLKVEDGEFVCLVGPSGCGKSTFLRIVAGLESPDAGDLFFDGNLVTSTGPERIMVFQEGALFPWLKVQDNVEFGLKIAGIPTEQRSQISKRYLDMMQLTKFADSYTYQLSTGMKQRVAIARALVMDPDVLLMDEPFAALDAQTRDLLLVEMQLIWEKTKKTILFVTHNVAEASVLGTKVVIFSNRPSVIKKEIQIDYKRPRLAEDPNLLKIQQDILAELRPEVKASRKDSI
- a CDS encoding ABC transporter permease, with translation MKTDLDYLANAVLFLAVFVGIWELVFILGVWPSYSLPSPIMVFESFTEIILNFTLLQGVGITLGRLVVGFLISIGLGVTLGLVMIKFKGFGKIMSSFSAGLLSFPSIAWVPFSILLIGFNDAGILFIVIMSSVFSITISTYSSIRNIPTIYTDAAKNMGAKGISLFLHLTIPSATPSLIMGIRQSWSFAWHAIVGAEILMSVIGLGHILSVGREFQDMGLVIATMITIFTIGLLVDRLLLFKLEERIRSRWGLSSDR
- a CDS encoding ABC transporter substrate-binding protein, producing MNSTMKLILAFAIIVSVVLASYITDSNQLFSQNNSVTKSDVIRIGYFPNINHAQAVIGLGNGDFQQALGDVKVEILIFNAGPAAIESLFADRIDVAYIGPNPAINGYLKSNGEALRIISGSASGGAVFVVRNDSGINSVDDFAGKRFASPQLGNTQDVALRAYLLHNGYETVDNGGNVEIIPAKNADIHTLMLKKEIDGAWIPEPWGAKLIKETNSKIFVDERDLWPQGKFVTSNIIVSTKYLNNHPDVIEKLLAAHVDKTQWINQNKENFFLVFNEELEKITGKTIPEDELHDAFSRMDITYDPIKESLLKSANDAYDVGFLGNTKPDLSEIYDLQLLNKVLTERNLPIIP
- a CDS encoding homocysteine S-methyltransferase family protein, with translation MVQKEPFLTALQNRILLFDGAMGTEIQKYNPKPEDFPNNQDGFNDGLVITHPDWIKKIHKNYLDAGSDCIETNSFGSNKIKLDEYGFGDQTIEFNKKIAQLAVEVCSEYTDKPRYVIGSMGPSGYLPSSNDPDLGQKPLNEIRNAFELQAEGLILGGVDALLIETSQDILEVKLVIEACHNAMKKTGKKVPIIANTTLDQYGKMLLGTNIQAAYTTVSDMGIDVFGLNCSTGPAEMTPSVRWLDEQNEHNLLVVPNAGMPENQGGQAVYKMTPQKMGELLGDFLKQYKKVRIIGGCCGTNPEHIAVLRKVIDEKAYSVKG
- a CDS encoding dihydropteroate synthase, with translation MTIPRVSSAQKAVDLKQLPPPLIIGERINTQGSRKAKQLVLNDDYDGLIDLARTQVEDGAHCLDICVATTERADEKQFMLNLVKKLSLEIDAPLVIDSTDPDVIETSVEQIPGRPIINSINLEGNGSRFERLAPIMAKYGLPAIALCIGPKGMAKTPQEKVETAELLYETGKKYGLKIEQFIFDVLTFTLATGEDEFLDAGKNTLEGIKLVKAKFPNSFTTLGLSNISFGLAPYARKVLNSVFLYHAVKYGLDTAIVNAKEIIPYGEINEKEKKLAEDLIFNTHPNALSELIIHFEKAGSRVSDTSKKEDVDPTWPAGKRANFRIVNRLKDGIQNDVVSAIAEKICKNDIIEDHNGILSLNAPPEVTHDGAIKTLNEDLLSAMKEVGDKFGSGELILPFVLKSAECMKAAVGELEKYLIREEGTSKGKLVLGTVYGDVHDIGKNLVKTIFQNNGYTVYDLGKQVPLQKFLEKIDEVNPDAIGLSALLVSTSKQMQYFVEHARKNKMNIPILCGGAAINSNYINRIAKEDGIYESGVFYCNTMFEGLKTMDTLVSNEKPKFIAQWKEKLENWKDRSTAVVDTSSLPKSDTKPVVPHTPSIIGTPIRLKSDQIKMNEVWELIDKKSLFKLSWGLRGKAGSDSEADHEILLNEWKIRIIREKLFEPEIVYGFFKCHNKDGKLVVDNPNGDSVVFDFPRSSKSSHLCLTDYFGEDDIVAFQAVTVGTKVSDVIEKWNKEDKYTDAYYLHGLAVEVAEALAEWINRKIKSEFKLGEKGGLRYSWGFPSCPDVMQHELVWKLLEPEKSGMTLTESGQIIPEQSTAAIVVHHPESQYFVL
- a CDS encoding 5,10-methenyltetrahydrofolate synthetase; the protein is MAIIYEINPPKILDGETSDDKINASVEKLLQRVSDVSNFCDGIHVTDSVLGTKRVSALSIGRLLKNIHSNLQITISMRVRDKDMNLIKHLTQESIELKLDGILILKGDPSKENPIDSGLIPSQVVKELNESGYGNKIDFFLSLPSNPNFEKIQKKIAAKPKGFMTQVIHSTEQVQIISNELRPKGLRIIPCVLLPSDKNNNSAKFLQLDWSNYKENPSNFIKQIHNISGDVLVTSPNDFTFAKETLMKI
- a CDS encoding NUDIX hydrolase, which codes for MDLKTLKSLLSSKINPVLENNGTNKLASVLVVIYGKEPIVVMTEKPKHLNFHAGEISFPGGKFDSDDSDLLDTALRETEEEIGLRISKDQVTGQLEPVVTLNSGFTILPFVSIVDEIASLSANNEVEKIFHIPLVPFLKTMTNDSNPSHNRIQEMYTFEYQNKIVWGASARILKQITHRLNS
- a CDS encoding 50S ribosomal protein L39 codes for the protein MAARKSSPRKIRLLKKTRQTSAVPAWIILRTKRGVRSNPKRRAWRSTDVEVG
- a CDS encoding 50S ribosomal protein L31e, which encodes MSQELERVYTINLGKVLLSVDTHRAPRAINMIKEFARHHMKTSEIKIEEDLAHIIWSKGVRSPPRKIRVRMSKTDEGYILVSPFTDEPETPAKEVKKETPKETPAKVKEASAKEVKETPSKEVKKETPKETPAKEVKDTPSKVKKEAPAKEVKKETPSKKTPKKSK
- a CDS encoding cell division protein FtsZ; this encodes MTFQVKEPILIIGLGGAGSKLAIQAKDTLNSDCLIISNDQKDLQSGNDSIKVSTDSVINPSVQLIRGSTYKVADQIKSKISNYSTIILMTNLAGKTGSAISPVVSEICKESNKGLISFAIMPFKYEKDRIFNSGISLKRVKTDSQCTVVLDNDSLLESNPDLSPKTCYKIANDAIMHVVSSLSSSEIPNETNILTTSKDGQKIEDSLRDSLKMLYENAPPHSVKHSMLYVVGGNNIPAGVLNSISNLTNGILGESSSHIDMSSSSSESKVVMLSSIQGMTKFEKYDPLGMIPQENTLDWTHPDCSIDYKLDLYQLE